A genomic segment from Bacillus cereus G9842 encodes:
- a CDS encoding peptidoglycan D,D-transpeptidase FtsI family protein — MKEQKGKKQKTYISIRLNIMFLCIFVLFSAIIMQLGKVQIVEGEAYKNQVESSQNAITSIPVPRGQILDREGKTVVNNKSLRTITYTRMKGITSEDILKTAKDLAKVLEMPEQDINKLTDIDKKDFWMQLNSKRAETKITKKDIEKFKEKGIEGKELDKKIEDLRRGRVTEVELAELTAQDLKVLAIKSKMSSGYQLTPQIIKKDVTDEEYARISENLANFPGVDATVDWERNYVNGNLFRSVLGNITSSEEGLPKENLDSYLVRGYNRNDRVGKSYIEQRYEDVLHGTKEEVKNITDKSGNIVSTEIISKGKSGNSLTLTIDMELQKKVEESIEKNLRAFKSSEPLLDRAFVVMTNPNNGQILSMAGKKIVEKEGKIEVEDLALGNMTTSYELGSAVKGATLLTGYETGAIHPGDQFYDAPMKFKGTQAKKSWNVSGFGNINDLRALQVSSNVYMFQTALKIAGVNYVPNGSLDIKQGAFDTMRYYFKQFGLGVPTGIDLPNEIIGQTRKVDSQPGFLLDFSIGQYDTYTPLQLAQYISTIANGGYRMQPQIVQEIREQSIKEEVGKVIRSIEPVVLNRIDMKKEHIDRIKEGFRWVFQEGDGTGVKYFKNAPYKPAGKTGTAQTVYGGDDPIGRNAKGERMECYNLTLVGYAPYDNPEVAFSVVVPWLHDDKNGINSIIGKEVLDVYFDLKQQRIHGEATSTGSSKQN, encoded by the coding sequence ATGAAAGAACAAAAAGGCAAGAAGCAGAAGACATATATATCTATTCGATTAAATATAATGTTCCTTTGCATATTTGTACTATTCTCAGCTATTATTATGCAGCTAGGAAAGGTACAAATCGTTGAGGGAGAGGCTTATAAGAACCAAGTGGAAAGTAGTCAAAATGCAATAACTAGTATTCCAGTTCCACGTGGACAAATTTTAGATCGAGAAGGGAAAACAGTTGTTAATAATAAATCTCTTCGCACAATTACGTATACAAGGATGAAGGGAATTACGAGTGAAGATATTTTAAAAACAGCAAAAGACTTGGCGAAAGTACTTGAAATGCCTGAACAAGATATAAATAAATTAACAGATATCGATAAAAAAGATTTTTGGATGCAGTTGAATTCGAAACGTGCGGAGACAAAGATTACTAAGAAAGATATAGAAAAGTTTAAAGAAAAGGGTATAGAGGGAAAAGAGTTAGATAAAAAAATAGAAGACTTAAGACGAGGTCGTGTTACAGAGGTAGAATTAGCAGAATTAACAGCACAAGATTTAAAGGTGTTAGCTATTAAAAGTAAAATGAGTTCAGGTTATCAACTAACACCACAAATCATTAAAAAAGATGTAACAGATGAAGAGTATGCGCGGATAAGCGAAAATCTTGCGAATTTTCCAGGAGTAGATGCAACTGTTGATTGGGAACGTAATTATGTAAACGGTAATTTATTTCGTTCTGTATTAGGAAATATTACGAGTAGTGAAGAAGGATTACCGAAAGAAAATTTAGATTCTTATTTAGTACGTGGATATAACCGTAATGATCGTGTTGGAAAAAGTTATATTGAACAACGATATGAAGATGTATTACACGGCACAAAAGAAGAAGTGAAAAATATTACTGATAAATCAGGAAACATTGTTAGCACAGAAATAATCTCTAAAGGAAAAAGTGGTAATAGTTTAACATTAACGATTGATATGGAATTACAAAAGAAAGTGGAAGAAAGTATAGAGAAAAACTTGAGAGCTTTTAAGAGTTCAGAGCCACTGCTCGATCGAGCTTTTGTTGTCATGACGAATCCAAATAACGGACAAATTTTATCAATGGCAGGCAAAAAGATTGTAGAAAAAGAAGGGAAAATAGAAGTTGAGGATTTGGCATTAGGAAACATGACAACTTCGTATGAGCTAGGGTCAGCTGTAAAAGGTGCTACTTTATTAACTGGATATGAGACAGGCGCAATACATCCAGGAGATCAATTTTATGACGCGCCGATGAAATTTAAAGGTACACAAGCTAAGAAATCGTGGAATGTATCCGGATTTGGTAATATTAATGATTTACGGGCTTTACAAGTATCTTCGAATGTATACATGTTCCAGACAGCTTTAAAAATTGCGGGAGTTAATTACGTACCAAATGGCTCATTGGATATTAAGCAAGGAGCATTTGATACGATGCGCTATTATTTCAAGCAATTTGGTTTAGGTGTCCCAACAGGTATTGATTTACCGAATGAAATAATTGGACAAACGAGAAAAGTAGATAGTCAACCTGGGTTTTTACTAGATTTTTCTATCGGTCAGTATGATACGTATACGCCGTTGCAATTAGCGCAATATATTTCAACGATTGCGAATGGTGGTTATAGAATGCAACCTCAAATTGTACAAGAAATACGAGAACAATCAATAAAAGAAGAGGTTGGCAAAGTTATACGTTCCATAGAGCCTGTCGTATTAAATCGAATTGATATGAAGAAAGAACACATTGATCGGATAAAAGAAGGGTTTAGATGGGTATTCCAAGAAGGTGATGGAACTGGCGTGAAATATTTCAAAAACGCGCCATATAAACCAGCAGGAAAGACAGGAACAGCCCAAACTGTATATGGTGGAGATGACCCGATTGGTAGAAATGCAAAAGGAGAACGTATGGAATGTTACAACTTAACGTTAGTTGGATATGCTCCATATGATAATCCAGAAGTAGCATTTTCCGTAGTAGTTCCATGGCTTCATGATGATAAAAATGGAATTAATTCTATAATCGGAAAGGAAGTATTAGATGTATACTTTGATTTAAAACAGCAACGTATACATGGTGAAGCTACTAGTACAGGTAGTTCTAAGCAAAATTAG